Within the Sporomusaceae bacterium genome, the region TAGCATAGCGCCCCCGCCCTTTGGCCAAGCCGCCGCTACCGCTTCGTTGACTATGATTGTACTCCCTGGGGAAAGCGGCGTCAAGCCCGCTTCCATTTATATATATAAAAAATACCGCTTATACCACCTTCGTCGTCCAGTCCTCCACGTTCCACACCGCCGTCACCAGATCCTCGTAAAACTCCGGCTCATGCGAAACCAGCAGCACCGTTCCCTTAAACTCCCTGATAGCCTTCTTCAGCTCCGCCTTGGCGTCGACATCCAGATGATTGGTCGGCTCGTCCAGCACCAGCCAATTGACCTCCTTCAGCATCAGCTTGCACAGCCGCACCTTCGCGTTCTCGCCGCCGCTCAGCACCATCATCAGGCTGGTGATGTGCTCGTTCGTCAGCCCGCAGCGGGCTAAAGCCGCCCGCACCTCGTAATTCGTCATCCCCGGATATTCCTGCCACACTTCCTCGATCGCCGTATTACCGTTATCGCGGCCCGACTCCTGCTCAAAATACCCCGGCTGCACGTAATCGCCCGTCTCCACCTTGCCGGAGTATGGCGGGATGAGGCCCAGCAGCGTCTTTAGCAGCGTCGATTTCCCCAGCCCGTTCGTGCCGCGGATCGCCACCTTCTGGCCGCGCTCCAGAGCAATATCCACCGGCCGCGTCAGCGGCTCGTCGTAGCCGAGCACCAGCTCGCGGGCCGTAATCACGAACCGTCCCGGCGTCCGCGCCTCGCGGAACTGGAACACCGGCTTCGGCTTCTCGCGCGGCTTCTCGATCAGCTCAAGCTTATCGAGGCGCTTCTGGCGGCTGTTCGCCATCCCGCGGGTCGCCACCCGCGCCTTATTGCGGGCGATAAAATCCTCCAGCCGCTCCACCTCCTGCTGCTGGCGCTCGTAAGCCCGCACCTCCTGCTGCTTCTTCAGCGCGTGCATCTGCATAAATTGATCGTAGCTGCCGGAATAGCGGGTCAGAGTGGCGTTTTCCACATGATAGATCACATTAACCACCGCGTTCAGAAAAGACACATCGTGCGACACAAGAATAAAGCTGTTCTCGTAATTCGTCAGATACCGCTTCAGCCACTCGATATGCTCGGCATCGAGATAATTCGTCGGCTCGTCGAGAATCAGGATCGTCGGATTCTGCAGCAGCAGCTTGGTCAGCAGCACCTTCGTGCGCTGGCCGCCGCTCAGATCGGCCACGTCGCGGTCAAGGCCGATCTCCCCCAGACCCAGCCCGTTGGCCACCTCCTCGATCTTCGCGTCGATAACGTAAAAGCCGCCGTGCTCCAGCATATCCTGGATATCGCCGACATCCTCCATCATCGCCGTCAGCTCGTCCTCGGCCGCCTCGCCCATCTTATCGTAGATGGCCAGCATCTCCGCCTCGAGCTTAAACATCCCCTCGAAGGCCCCCCGCAGCACATCGCGGATCGCCATCCCCCTCGTCAGCGCCGCCTGCTGGTCGAGATAGCCCACCGACACGCGGTTCGACCACTCCACCCGCCCGGCGTCAGGCTGCAACTGGCCGGTGATAATCTCCAGAAACGTCGTCTTGCCCTCGCCGTTCGCGCCCACCAGGCCGACGTGCTCACCCTTCAGCAGGCGGAAAGACGCGCTATCGAGAATCTGCCGGGCGCCGAACCCGTGCGTCACATTTTCAACCGTCAATACACTCATTGCTTACTCCCCGCATAATTCAAAATGCCCTACTATTTTAGCGCATTCAGCGCATCGCTGTCAAAGAAAAATACCCGCCCGGCAGGGAGAAGGGCGGGGGACGTGGAATTCTACCGGAACAACTCACCGGAGGAGGACGAAACCTTGGTACCGGAAATTATGGCCCTGGTCACCGTCGTCATACTGCTCGCCGTCACCGACACCGCAGCCGCCGGCGCCGTCTTCGCCAGCCTCGCCGGCTTCTCCGTCTGGCTGGGCGTCTTCGCCGGCTACAAACTCTCGCGGCGCATCAACGGCCCCAACCACCCGCTCGCGTACGTCTACGCCATCGCCATCACCGCCGTCCTGCGCTACGCCGAAATCGTCATCCTGCTGCCGTCTTCCGGCGGCTTCAGCCCCGACGCCGACCTCGCGCGGCTCGTCTGGCCGGTCGTCGCCGGCCTCCTCGTCATGGCTGTCGTTAATATCGGCATCAAGCTCCGCACAAAAAAAAGGTAACCCAAAAGCGGCGGTCCGCCCGGACCGCCGCCTCGCTTGTATACTAAGCCAGACTGGTGAGAAAGGTCCAGATGCAAGGCGCACCGGAAGAGCGCGCCGCGCCGCGTACTTTGGGCACGTACGCAAGCAAGCGCTCTGAGGAGCAACGCCGCAGATGGGCCTTTATCGACAGTCTAAAGCGGCGGTCCGTCCGGACCGCCGCTTTCTCTATGGCCGGGCGGCTAACCGGCCGCCCGCATTTCTCCATGCTCTTCTGCGCTGAACAGCTTGTCGAGGTCGAGGATTATCAGCAGGCGTTCGCCCACCTTGCCGATGCCCCGCAGGAACTCTCCGGCGTGGCTGACCGTGTGGCCCGGCTCGATTGCGGTATCCTCCAGCCGCAGAACCTCGCTGACCCCATCCACCACCATCCCGACCTCGCGGCCGGCCGCCTCCACGATCAGCGCCTGCACGTCGCCCTGCCTGGCCCTTGCAAGGCCGAACCGCTTCGCCAGGTCGACCACCGGGATCACCTTGCCGCGGAGATTGATAATCCCCTCCATATGCGCAGGCGTGTTCGGCAGCTTCGTCGCCCCGCCGTAGCGGATAATCTCCTTCACCTGGGATATCGACACCGCGTACTCCTCGCTCCCGAGCTGGAATACGACCAATTGTTCCGAAGCCATATCATTCACTCCTTCTCCGTCATACCCGGAACTTGCTCACCGCGACCTGCAGGTCTTCGGCCAGCTTCGCCAGCGCCTGGCTCGAAGAAGCGATCTCCTCCATCGACGCCAGCTGCTCCTCGGCCGCCGCCGACACGCTCTGCGACTCGGCCGCCGACGACTTGCTCAGCGTATCGATCTTGCGCACCGAGCCCACGATCTGCTGGCTGCCGCCCGCCATCTCCTGAACCGCCGCCGAAATCTCCCGCACCTGGCTGGAGACCTCCGTCACCAGCTCGATGATCTCCCGGAAGGCCGTACCGGCGGCATTGACCACCTCGGCGCCTGTCTTCACTTCCCGCGTGCCGTCGCTCATCGCCACGACCGCCTTATCGGTGTCGCCCTGGATCTCGCCGATCAGATCGGCGATCTTCTTCGCCGCCTCCTGCGACTGCTCGGCCAGCTTCCTGACCTCCTCGGCCACCACCGCGAAGCCCCGGCCCTGTTCGCCGGCCCTCGCCGCCTCGATCGCCGCGTTCAAAGCCAGCAGGTTCGTCTGGCCGGCGATACCGGAAATGGTATCCACGATCTGGCCGATCTCCTTCGAGCGCTCGCCCAGCTTGGCCACCACCTTGGCCGACGTATTCACCGTATTCTCAATATGCGACATCTGGCTTACCGCCTTGTCGACCGACTGTCCGCCCTCCTTGGCCTGCTCGGCCGCCCGGGCCGACTGCGCCGCCATATGGTTGGCGTTCGCCGCCACCTGCTGGAGGCCGGCCGACATCTGCTCCACCACCGACGCCGATTCGTTGGCTGCCGTCACCTGCTCGGTCGCCGCGCCGGCCACGCTCATGATCGACGTCGCGATCTGGTTGGCCGCCTGGGTCGACTGCTCGGCGCTCGCCGTCAGCTCCTCCGAAGACGCCGCCACCTGGTCGGCGTTAGCGTTGATCTGCCTCACCAGATTGCGCAGATTGCCGCGCATCGCCGTAATCGCGTCCGCCAGTTGGCCCACTTCGTCCTGCGAGTACACGGTGCGCTCCTTGTCCGTCAGATCGCCCGCGGCCACCTCCTGCACCTGGGCCACCATCAGCTTCAGCGGCCCGACGATCCGCCGCGTTATCAGCGTCATCGCCAGCGCGGCGATCACTAGCACCACCGCGACGGTGGCCAGCGAGATATTACGCAGCGTCGCGAGTCCCTCAGTCACCTCGTCGATCGGGCCGGAGACCGCGATCGACCATTGCGTGCCGGGCACCGGCCCGAAAGCCATCATCTTCTTGATCCCCTGGAACTCGTAAGTCATGACCGCCTTCTCGCCCTTCAC harbors:
- a CDS encoding ABC-F family ATP-binding cassette domain-containing protein, which codes for MSVLTVENVTHGFGARQILDSASFRLLKGEHVGLVGANGEGKTTFLEIITGQLQPDAGRVEWSNRVSVGYLDQQAALTRGMAIRDVLRGAFEGMFKLEAEMLAIYDKMGEAAEDELTAMMEDVGDIQDMLEHGGFYVIDAKIEEVANGLGLGEIGLDRDVADLSGGQRTKVLLTKLLLQNPTILILDEPTNYLDAEHIEWLKRYLTNYENSFILVSHDVSFLNAVVNVIYHVENATLTRYSGSYDQFMQMHALKKQQEVRAYERQQQEVERLEDFIARNKARVATRGMANSRQKRLDKLELIEKPREKPKPVFQFREARTPGRFVITARELVLGYDEPLTRPVDIALERGQKVAIRGTNGLGKSTLLKTLLGLIPPYSGKVETGDYVQPGYFEQESGRDNGNTAIEEVWQEYPGMTNYEVRAALARCGLTNEHITSLMMVLSGGENAKVRLCKLMLKEVNWLVLDEPTNHLDVDAKAELKKAIREFKGTVLLVSHEPEFYEDLVTAVWNVEDWTTKVV
- a CDS encoding chemotaxis protein CheW, producing MASEQLVVFQLGSEEYAVSISQVKEIIRYGGATKLPNTPAHMEGIINLRGKVIPVVDLAKRFGLARARQGDVQALIVEAAGREVGMVVDGVSEVLRLEDTAIEPGHTVSHAGEFLRGIGKVGERLLIILDLDKLFSAEEHGEMRAAG
- a CDS encoding methyl-accepting chemotaxis protein, which produces MKLSQNLHSKGTSSGMMNSLQTKLTVIILTIFLVAMGALGGLNYWQANKMLTEQIFADLGDMAKAEGGNIGDWLEARMGEMTMMAVAPVIQGGKAEEIMPFLVNAAKANKVYDTIGYILPDGSYINSSGAKGSLADRDYFKKAIKGEATVSDPMISRSTGHPVTVVAVPVKAADGRIVAVLYGALDMQAITKEVLEVKVGKTGYAYVIQGDGTIIMHPNKDLVMKYNPAKDDKSPALAAATQRMVKGEKAVMTYEFQGIKKMMAFGPVPGTQWSIAVSGPIDEVTEGLATLRNISLATVAVVLVIAALAMTLITRRIVGPLKLMVAQVQEVAAGDLTDKERTVYSQDEVGQLADAITAMRGNLRNLVRQINANADQVAASSEELTASAEQSTQAANQIATSIMSVAGAATEQVTAANESASVVEQMSAGLQQVAANANHMAAQSARAAEQAKEGGQSVDKAVSQMSHIENTVNTSAKVVAKLGERSKEIGQIVDTISGIAGQTNLLALNAAIEAARAGEQGRGFAVVAEEVRKLAEQSQEAAKKIADLIGEIQGDTDKAVVAMSDGTREVKTGAEVVNAAGTAFREIIELVTEVSSQVREISAAVQEMAGGSQQIVGSVRKIDTLSKSSAAESQSVSAAAEEQLASMEEIASSSQALAKLAEDLQVAVSKFRV